A region of the Callithrix jacchus isolate 240 chromosome 5, calJac240_pri, whole genome shotgun sequence genome:
TGCATGTCACCTAGCGAAAACTCATGAAATGATTCTCTTAGAATCTGGAGCCCACAGCGTCCACACTTCCTCCATCTCTGGCGCCATGAGCCACCCTCTGACTGAGGAGGCCACTGCCACCCAGCGGACCTGGGCATCTTTTTTGCCAGTGAAGTTCACTCTTCTCTTAGATTAGCTGTTTTGTTCCGGTTGCTTCCGTTCACGCTAATGTTTTGGAAACACTATTTGCAAAAGCCCTTTGTGCAGTTAGAAGGGTGTGTACCCAGCCCCATGAAATCCCTGGAGCACTGGGACCTTTTTCTTATATTCCAGGGCTGTTAGCGGAGGTGAGTGGGGTGGGGCTGCACCACCCCATTCCTAAACTGGCAGCCGCCAGCGGGCACAGTCCACTCTTGTTGTCTTCCCTTAGCGCTTGCTTCAGGAGAGTTACGGCCGCCTTTCCTCACTGCTCATACAGCTCAGCTGATGAGCGCCTACTGTTTCCCAGGTCCCCGTGGGCACGCTGGTGAAGGAGGGAAACAGAGTTGTGGCTGACCTGGCTCACCTGGGTGATGAGTACATTGCCGCactgggaggggcaggagggaaaGGCAACCGCTTCTTCCTGGCCAACGACAACCGTGCCCCTGTGACCTGCACCCCTGGACAGCCAGGACAGCAGCGAGTTCTCCACCTGGAGCTGAAGACGGTGGCCCACGCTGGGATGGTAAGTGTCCCCTCTGCCAACAGCATCTGTACACATTGAACTCTAGAAAATCCCTGTTCTCCATGGGGGTTTGCCAGTGGCCAAGAAGAGAACAGCTGTGCGGCTCACAGTTTTCCTATGAGGACAATGCTGACTTGGTCACCCTTGTGAATCCCGCAGTCCTGAAATCCTCCCACGAATCAAGTTAGTTACAGACCGCACTAACACAGGTGCTGCCGAGGGCCATGCCAccatcttccctctctcctccaggTGGGATTCCCCAGCTGCCGAGGGCTACACCAccatcttccctctctccccGAGGTGGGATTCCCCAGCTGCTGAGGGCCACGCCAccatcttccctctctctcctagGTGGGATTCCCCAATGCCGGGAAATCCTCACTTCTCCGGGCCCTTTCAAATGCCAGACCTGCCGTGGCCTCCTACCCATTCACCACCCTGAAGCCCCACGTCGGGATCGTCCACTATGAAGGCCACCAACAAATAGCAGGTAGAACTTCCAGAAATCTCTCACAGGTTAGACTTAATGAtgtaattcagaaaaataatcacGTGGCTCTTAAATTTAGCTTTCCATTTAAAATGTAGCATAGGTTTTCctgatttaaacaattttttttttttttaatggagtctcactctgtcacccaggctggagtacagtggcataatctcggctcactgcaacctccaccccctatattcaagtgattctcctgcctcagcctcctgagtagctgggattacaggcatatgccatcacgcccagttaattttttgtgtttttagtagagacggggtttcactatgttggcctggctggtctccaactcctgatctcaagtgatctgcccacctcagcctcccaaagtgctgggattacaggcatgagccactgggcctggctttaatttatacaattttaatCAGCCTGTTCTCTATGAAAATTAGGTTCCCACCCCATCCCCCTGGGCATCTGTCAGTTACGGTTTAGAAACCTGAGTTGAAATTTCAGCCTGAGGACATTATTTCTTCCCACTCGGTTTGTCCCTCGCTTTCATCTGTGGAGGCTCAGCACCGTCACAACACGTGGCTTCAAAGCTTTCCTGTGccatttgaaagaataaaacttcTTCCCAGAAAACAACATACCCATTAAAAGTAGCCTGCTGGTGAGGTTATTCGTACGGCACTTTATATCTGCAGAGTACTCTCTAGTAATTTCTATCAGTAATCAAATTATTAGTAGGGTGCAGGaagccattttcctttttttgaatcTCATTTGAAGCTGGAAAGATAAGAAGGGGTTAAGTGTCTCCTGCTAGACAGATCCATCATCGTGCTGGTCTCCCAGCCATCACAGAGCATTCAATTCCTTGGCTGGCAGTTAGTCCAGTGAATCACACGGATGATCAGATGGCTTCAGTTCAAGCCATTCCTTGAAAGGAAAGTGTTAGAGCTCAGGAAATCCAGCCTCCATGGTGGGCTCCAGGCCTCCCCTCCCAGACTTGAGGTGGAAGGCGCACTTGGTGCTGGGTGGGACCAGTAGTGACCCTGTGTGCCTGTCTTCCCTGCAGTGGCCGACATCCCTGGCCTCATACGAGGCGCCCACCAGAACAGGGGCCTGGGGTCCGCCTTCCTCAGGCACATTGAGCGCTGCTGCTTTCTCTTGTTCGTGGTGGATCTTTCTCTGCCTGAGCCGTGGACTCAAGTGGACGATTTAAAATACGAACTGGAGATGTACGAAGAGGGCCTATCTGAGAGGCCCCACGCAATCGTCGCAAATAAGATTGACCTCCCTGAAGCCCAAGCCAATCTGTCCCAGCTCCGGGATCACATGGGGCAGGAGGTCATCGCACTGTCGGCGGTGACCGGTGAGAACctggagcagctgctgctgcACCTAAAGGTGCTGTATGACGCCTACATGGAGGCCAAGCTGGGCCAGGGCTGCAAGCCGCTCAGGTGGTAGCTGCGGCAGAGCGGGTGACTTTTGGGCCTCTGGCCGAGCAAACCTGAGTGTGAACTCTGTGGCTTCGAATGCATAAAGAAAGTGCCTTGTGGACATGGCGGAGTTGTGGTGCTTTTAGCTCTCAGGGGCCCCACCTGCCGGCCTGGGTTGTCCTCAGGTAGGGGAGCATTCTGTGCCCCCTGCCCTCCTGGATTTCCTGCACTTGTCCGTGTGCACCAAGTGATAGCCAGCTGACTCATCTGTGCTGATTAACACCCCTAATGAGGTGTTGGGGTGCCCACGCCACAGTGGCCCTGCTGCTGACCCAGGTCTCCGCAGCGCATGCATAGACTCTCGGGGGAGCTCAGCATAACCACACAGCCGGAGCCCCAGGTCAGCAGGGCAGAGCGGCCTTAGCACAGGGCCCTTCCAGACTCCGCGGCTTGCTGCAGAGGGAGACCTCTGGATCCACACTGGGGTTGGGTACGCCCCACAGTCCTACACACAACCCGGGACCAGTGTCAGGGAGGCTCACTGCCGCCCCCAGTGGTGGGGACGAGGACGTGAGTCCAGGCAGAGCGGTGAGTGCAGCTGTGTGCTTTTCTCTAGCACCAGCCGTCTGAGAAGAGCAGTGAGGGCCAGCCCCTTCCTGTCCTTCAAAACCCGCCATGTGCTGGCTGGGAGCCTCAGGCTTCACGACTGAATGCACTCAATATCCGCCCAGGCTACAGGATTCCGGCTGGGCTGCCGTGTGCATGGCGAGTTGCTCACTAAAGGGGGTGTGGGCCAGGGAATATCAGCATTACTGCCAGAAGGCGATGCGATGTGGGCAGGTGTGGTGACAAGTGGAAGGACACTCATGCCTGCTGATGTAGGGCAGAATTTCCATTCAGCTCCATTTGCTGGGGATTGGAGGAGAACCCTTGTGCAGGTCCAGGCGGTTGCCaagccttccctgaccctctGGGAGATGACGGCCTCTTCCCTTGGTGGGACGGCAGCTGAGGGAGCCTGTGTTTGCCCCTCAAGGCAGCTGCATCATCTTTTCTGTCTGATCGCAAGGGCCCACAGGACAAGGACAGCTCAACTGCTGGCAGCCTGCCTGTCTCACAGAAGCCCCCAAGTAGTCTCATGTCTCTTACATATCCCTGAGGGCCCCTAAGAAAGAAAGTGGAGggaaacttgggaggctgaggtgggaggatcacatgagcctggaaggtcaaggctgcagtgagctgtgattgcaccactgtactccagcctgagtgatagggcaggaccctttctcaaaaaaaaaagtggaggacAAAAAAGCAGAGAAGTGTGACCAGAGGGGAACCCTTGGCCCTTATGGGAGAGACAACGCCACATTGTAGAAAATGCATGCTGTGTTGGGGTGCCCCTGGCACACTAGGTGGGCTTTCTGCATCAATTCTCTTTTGATCTTACATCAAATCTGCAGCGAGAACATGACAGTCCTTTTACCCGAAGctttattttaatgtcttctaATTTCAAAGGTCCTTCTGTCCTAGAAGCCAGAGACGGTTTTGCATCTATGCGCTTTTCCTTTCAGGCCACCACAAAGGGTTTTGTGGAATCAACCCAGGCCAGAGCCATAATTATCCCTGGCTTTCATCTAGGTGCTCTTACGGGAGAGGCTCAAGATGCCTCGTGGTGCCCCCTGCACTAagcccccagcccagcctccccgAGGCTGGAAACCTTTATCTGGGCCTGACTCCCAGGCTGCCCGGAGGCCAGACCATCACCTTTTACTGAAGCTGGGGCTCCAGAGGGGGAAGTCAGTATGAGCCAGTTTGCCCAGAAATTACCTTGCTGCAAAAAGCCCCAAGACATCTCCTTGCCACACACACAGCTTTGGCAGCCCTGTCCTGAAAGCTGACATGtttctctctaacactgttctcactTGAGGGGGAGAAactccacacctttctctctaacactgttctcactgAGGGGAAactccacacctttctctctaacactgttctcactgggggggaactccacacctttctctctaacactgttctcactTTTGGGGGGGAAactccacacctttctctctaacactgttctcactgggggggaactccacacctttctctctaacactgttctcactggggggaactccacacctttctctctaacactgttctcactgggggggaactccacacctttctctctaacactgttctcactTTTGGGGGGGAAactccacacctttctctctaacactgttctcactgCGGGGGAactccacacctttctctctaacactgttctcactTTTGGGGGGGAactccacacctttctctctaacactgttctcactggAGGGAAactccacacctttctctctaacactgttctcactggGGGGGAACTTcacacctttctctctaacactgttctcactTTTGGGGGGGAAactccacacctttctctctaacactgttctcactggggggaaactccacacctttctctctaacactgttctcactgCGGGGGAactccacacctttctctctaacactgttctcactTTTGGGGGGGAAactccacacctttctctctaacactgttctcactggggggaactccacacctttctctctaacactgttctcactgggggggaactccacacctttctctctaacactgttctcactggggggaactccacacctttctctctaacactgttctcactgggggggaactccacacctttctctctaacactgttctcactTTTGGGGGGGAAactccacacctttctctctaacactgttctcactggggggaaactccacacctttctctctaacactgttctcactgCGGGGGAactccacacctttctctctaacactgttctcactTTTGGGGGGGAAactccacacctttctctctaacactgttctcactggggggaaactccacacctttctctctaacactgttctcactggggggaactccacacctttctctctaacactgttctcactgggggggaactccacacctttctctctaacactgttctcactggggggaactccacacctttctctctaacactgttctcactgggggggaactccacacctttctctctaacactgttctcactTTTGGGGGGGAAactccacacctttctctctaacactgttctcactggggggaaactccacacctttctctctaacactgttctcactgggggggaactccacacctttctctctaacactgttctcactggggggaaactccacacctttctctctaacactgttctcactgCGGGGGAactccacacctttctctctaacactgttctcactTTTGGGGGGGAAactccacacctttctctctaacactgttctcactggggggaaactccacacctttctctctaacactgttctcactgggggggaactccacacctttctctctaacactgttctcactTTTGGGGGGGAAactccacacctttctctctaacactgttctcactggGGGGGAACTCCACACCTGtctctctaacactgttctcactggGGGGAACTCCACACGTTTCTCTCTTAACACTGTTCTCACTGGGGGGGAactccacacctttctctctaacactgttctcactTTTGGGGGGGAAACTCCACACCTTTCTAACACTTCTCACTGGGGGGAAactccacacctttctctctaacactgttctcactTTTGGGGGGGAAactccacacctttctctctaacactgttctcactggGGGAAACTTcacacctttctctctaacactgttctcactTTTGGGGGGAactccacacctttctctctaacactgttctcactggggggaactccacacctttctctctaacactgttctcactggGGGAAACccacacctttctctctaacactgttctcactgggggggaactccacacctttctctctaacactgttctcactTTTGGGGGGGGAAACTCCACATctttctctctaacactgttctcactTGCGGGGGGAACTCCACAGctttctctctaacactgttctcactTGGCGGGGGAACTCCACAGctttctctctaacactgttctcactggggggaactccacacctttctctctaacactgttctcactggggggaactcca
Encoded here:
- the MTG2 gene encoding mitochondrial ribosome-associated GTPase 2 isoform X4; translation: MGAACEFRETRSHYFAQAVLKFLASSDPATFASQIAGITGAMTPARLFSARSRTMFEGMGHWASSTQAGLKPSQPPPRQVSPRLLSVSCADLVKHQELPGKKPLSEKKLKRCFVDCRRVLVCGGNGGAGASCFHSEPRKEFGGPDGGDGGNGGHVILRVDQQVKSLSSVLSRYQGFNGEDGGSKNCFGRSGAVLYIQVPVGTLVKEGNRVVADLAHLGDEYIAALGGAGGKGNRFFLANDNRAPVTCTPGQPGQQRVLHLELKTVAHAGMVGFPNAGKSSLLRALSNARPAVASYPFTTLKPHVGIVHYEGHQQIAVADIPGLIRGAHQNRGLGSAFLRHIERCCFLLFVVDLSLPEPWTQVDDLKYELEMYEEGLSERPHAIVANKIDLPEAQANLSQLRDHMGQEVIALSAVTGENLEQLLLHLKVLYDAYMEAKLGQGCKPLRW
- the MTG2 gene encoding mitochondrial ribosome-associated GTPase 2 isoform X2, which produces MGAACEFRGAMTPARLFSARSRTMFEGMGHWASSTQAGLKPSQPPPRQVSPRLLSVSCADLVKHQELPGKKPLSEKKLKRCFVDCRRVLVCGGNGGAGASCFHSEPRKEFGGPDGGDGGNGGHVILRGAQCFLSGHLTCWPRESMRLCGGCRGCCQVLVVFPLTWHKRDVDQQVKSLSSVLSRYQGFNGEDGGSKNCFGRSGAVLYIQVPVGTLVKEGNRVVADLAHLGDEYIAALGGAGGKGNRFFLANDNRAPVTCTPGQPGQQRVLHLELKTVAHAGMVGFPNAGKSSLLRALSNARPAVASYPFTTLKPHVGIVHYEGHQQIAVADIPGLIRGAHQNRGLGSAFLRHIERCCFLLFVVDLSLPEPWTQVDDLKYELEMYEEGLSERPHAIVANKIDLPEAQANLSQLRDHMGQEVIALSAVTGENLEQLLLHLKVLYDAYMEAKLGQGCKPLRW
- the MTG2 gene encoding mitochondrial ribosome-associated GTPase 2 isoform X1, translating into MGAACEFRETRSHYFAQAVLKFLASSDPATFASQIAGITGAMTPARLFSARSRTMFEGMGHWASSTQAGLKPSQPPPRQVSPRLLSVSCADLVKHQELPGKKPLSEKKLKRCFVDCRRVLVCGGNGGAGASCFHSEPRKEFGGPDGGDGGNGGHVILRGAQCFLSGHLTCWPRESMRLCGGCRGCCQVLVVFPLTWHKRDVDQQVKSLSSVLSRYQGFNGEDGGSKNCFGRSGAVLYIQVPVGTLVKEGNRVVADLAHLGDEYIAALGGAGGKGNRFFLANDNRAPVTCTPGQPGQQRVLHLELKTVAHAGMVGFPNAGKSSLLRALSNARPAVASYPFTTLKPHVGIVHYEGHQQIAVADIPGLIRGAHQNRGLGSAFLRHIERCCFLLFVVDLSLPEPWTQVDDLKYELEMYEEGLSERPHAIVANKIDLPEAQANLSQLRDHMGQEVIALSAVTGENLEQLLLHLKVLYDAYMEAKLGQGCKPLRW
- the MTG2 gene encoding mitochondrial ribosome-associated GTPase 2 isoform X8: MRLCGGCRGCCQVLVVFPLTWHKRDVDQQVKSLSSVLSRYQGFNGEDGGSKNCFGRSGAVLYIQVPVGTLVKEGNRVVADLAHLGDEYIAALGGAGGKGNRFFLANDNRAPVTCTPGQPGQQRVLHLELKTVAHAGMVGFPNAGKSSLLRALSNARPAVASYPFTTLKPHVGIVHYEGHQQIAVADIPGLIRGAHQNRGLGSAFLRHIERCCFLLFVVDLSLPEPWTQVDDLKYELEMYEEGLSERPHAIVANKIDLPEAQANLSQLRDHMGQEVIALSAVTGENLEQLLLHLKVLYDAYMEAKLGQGCKPLRW
- the MTG2 gene encoding mitochondrial ribosome-associated GTPase 2 isoform X5, whose protein sequence is MGAACEFRGAMTPARLFSARSRTMFEGMGHWASSTQAGLKPSQPPPRQVSPRLLSVSCADLVKHQELPGKKPLSEKKLKRCFVDCRRVLVCGGNGGAGASCFHSEPRKEFGGPDGGDGGNGGHVILRVDQQVKSLSSVLSRYQGFNGEDGGSKNCFGRSGAVLYIQVPVGTLVKEGNRVVADLAHLGDEYIAALGGAGGKGNRFFLANDNRAPVTCTPGQPGQQRVLHLELKTVAHAGMVGFPNAGKSSLLRALSNARPAVASYPFTTLKPHVGIVHYEGHQQIAVADIPGLIRGAHQNRGLGSAFLRHIERCCFLLFVVDLSLPEPWTQVDDLKYELEMYEEGLSERPHAIVANKIDLPEAQANLSQLRDHMGQEVIALSAVTGENLEQLLLHLKVLYDAYMEAKLGQGCKPLRW
- the MTG2 gene encoding mitochondrial ribosome-associated GTPase 2 isoform X3, coding for MTPARLFSARSRTMFEGMGHWASSTQAGLKPSQPPPRQVSPRLLSVSCADLVKHQELPGKKPLSEKKLKRCFVDCRRVLVCGGNGGAGASCFHSEPRKEFGGPDGGDGGNGGHVILRGAQCFLSGHLTCWPRESMRLCGGCRGCCQVLVVFPLTWHKRDVDQQVKSLSSVLSRYQGFNGEDGGSKNCFGRSGAVLYIQVPVGTLVKEGNRVVADLAHLGDEYIAALGGAGGKGNRFFLANDNRAPVTCTPGQPGQQRVLHLELKTVAHAGMVGFPNAGKSSLLRALSNARPAVASYPFTTLKPHVGIVHYEGHQQIAVADIPGLIRGAHQNRGLGSAFLRHIERCCFLLFVVDLSLPEPWTQVDDLKYELEMYEEGLSERPHAIVANKIDLPEAQANLSQLRDHMGQEVIALSAVTGENLEQLLLHLKVLYDAYMEAKLGQGCKPLRW
- the MTG2 gene encoding mitochondrial ribosome-associated GTPase 2 isoform X7, producing the protein MTPARLFSARSRTMFEGMGHWASSTQAGLKPSQPPPRQVSPRLLSVSCADLVKHQELPGKKPLSEKKLKRCFVDCRRVLVCGGNGGAGASCFHSEPRKEFGGPDGGDGGNGGHVILRVDQQVKSLSSVLSRYQGFNGEDGGSKNCFGRSGAVLYIQVPVGTLVKEGNRVVADLAHLGDEYIAALGGAGGKGNRFFLANDNRAPVTCTPGQPGQQRVLHLELKTVAHAGMVGFPNAGKSSLLRALSNARPAVASYPFTTLKPHVGIVHYEGHQQIAVADIPGLIRGAHQNRGLGSAFLRHIERCCFLLFVVDLSLPEPWTQVDDLKYELEMYEEGLSERPHAIVANKIDLPEAQANLSQLRDHMGQEVIALSAVTGENLEQLLLHLKVLYDAYMEAKLGQGCKPLRW